From a single Glycine soja cultivar W05 chromosome 19, ASM419377v2, whole genome shotgun sequence genomic region:
- the LOC114398107 gene encoding ABC transporter G family member 15-like translates to MVILWEDITVQHRFLEDKKKLLSGITGFAEAGRIMAVMGPSGSGKTTLLDSLAGRLPVNVVVTGNILINGKRSLYSKEVSYVAQEELFLGTLTVKETLTYSANTRLPSKMSKEEINKVVEETIMEMGLEDCADTRIGNWHCRGISNGEKKRLSIGLEILTQPHVLLLDEPTTGLDSASAFYVIQSLCHIALNGKIVICSIHQPSSETFDLFDDLLLLSIGETVYFGEANMALKFFADAGLPCPSRRNPSDHFLLCINLDFDLLTSTLARSQLDLPSSSNSALGTKKAEIRETLIRSYKGSGIMINARRRIQQLKPNEEQKIKPNIGSSATWWKQLCTLTKRSFVNMTRDIGYYWLRMVFYILIGITVGTLYFHIGTANNSILDRGKCVSFIYGFNICLSCGGLPFFIEELKVFYGERSKGHYGEAAFVVSNIISSFPFLVLTSLSSGIIIYFMVQLHPGLTNFAFFCIDLFCCISVVECCMMIVASVVPNVLMGLGTGTGVIVFMMMPSLLFRPLQDIPKFFWRYPMSYLSFTTWAVQGQYKNDMLGLEFDPLLPGNPKLTGEQVLTLLFGVPLNHGKWWDLTALIILLIVHRLLLFLALRYSKRSSTSPMLWFHRCRGKSTICRKMSI, encoded by the exons ATGGTGATATTATGGGAAGATATAACCGTCCAGCACCGTTTTTTGGAAGACAAGAAGAAGTTGCTTAGTGGAATCACTGGTTTTGCTGAAGCTGGTAGGATCATGGCTGTCATGGGTCCTTCTGGCTCTGGCAAAACCACCCTCCTCGACTCATTGGCTg GAAGACTTCCTGTAAATGTTGTTGTAACCGGGAACATTCTAATCAACGGGAAGAGAAGCTTATATTCCAAGGAAGTG TCCTACGTTGCACAAGAGGAACTTTTCTTGGGTACTTTGACTGTAAAAGAGACCCTAACTTACTCAGCAAACACGAGGCTTCCTTCTAAAATGAGCAAAGAAGAGATAAACAAAGTGGTGGAAGAAACAATAATGGAAATGGGTCTGGAAGATTGTGCAGATACTAGGATTGGAAATTGGCATTGTAGGGGTATTAGTAATGGTGAAAAGAAGAGACTTAGCATTGGCCTTGAGATTCTGACACAACCCCATGTCTTACTTCTTGATGAACCTACTACTGGACTTGATAGTGCCTCAGCTTTCTATGTCATTCAATCTCTATGCCACATTGCTCTCAATGGAAAGATAGTTATCTGCTCCATTCACCAACCCAGTAGTGAAACTTTTGATCTATTTGATGATTTGCTTTTGCTCTCAATTGGGGAAACTGTTTATTTTGGAGAAGCCAACATGGCTCTAAAG TTTTTTGCTGATGCAGGGTTACCCTGCCCTTCTAGAAGAAATCCTTCAGATCATTTCCTTCTGTGTATCAATTTGGACTTTGACCTGCTTACTTCAACTCTAGCAAGATCACAGTTAGATTTG CCATCTTCATCAAATTCAGCACTGGGAACAAAAAAAGCCGAGATTAGAGAGACACTCATTCGAAGTTATAAAGGTTCAGGGATAATGATCAATGCGAGAAGAAGAATTCAACAACTGAAACCTAAT GAGGAGCAAAAAATTAAGCCCAACATAGGTAGCAGTGCCACATGGTGGAAGCAATTGTGCACATTGACCAAGCGATCTTTCGTAAACATGACTAGGGATATTGGTTACTACTGGCTGAGGATGGTATTCTACATATTGATAGGAATCACTGTTGGCACCCTCTATTTTCATATTGGCACAGCCAACAACTCAATATTGGATAGAGGAAAGTGTGTATCTTTCATCTATGGGTTCAATATTTGTTTGTCATGTGGAGGATTACCATTTTTCATTGAAGAATTGAAG gTGTTCTATGGTGAAAGGTCCAAAGGGCATTATGGAGAGGCTGCATTTGTAGTTTCAAACATCATATCATCATTCCCTTTCCTTGTTCTAACATCTCTCTCGTCTGGAATAATCATTTACTTCATGGTGCAACTTCATCCGGGTTTAACTAATTTTGCATTTTTCTGTATCGACTTATTCTGCTGCATATCCGTTGTTGAGTGCTGCATGATGATTGTAGCCTCAGTGGTCCCCAATGTGCTGATGGGCTTAGGAACAGGAACTGGTGTAATT GTTTTCATGATGATGCCCTCTCTATTATTCAGACCACTGCAAGACATTCCAAAGTTCTTTTGGCGCTACCCCATGTCATACCTCAGTTTTACTACATGGGCAGTGCAG GGACAGTACAAGAATGACATGCTGGGGCTTGAATTTGATCCTCTGCTACCTGGGAACCCAAAACTCACTGGGGAGCAAGTCCTAACATTGTTATTTGGTGTCCCGTTGAATCATGGCAAATGGTGGGACTTAACAGCattgattattttgttaatagttCACAGATTGCTTCTTTTCTTGGCGCTTCGGTATAGCAAAAGATCATCGACATCACCCATGTTGTGGTTTCATAGATGCCGGGGAAAGTCTACAATTTGCAGAAAGATGTCTATTTAG
- the LOC114398163 gene encoding short integuments 2, mitochondrial-like: protein MSGLKELLKKGLGLGDMAFNAGGGAITWFPGHMAAATRAIRHRLKLADLVIEVRDARIPFSSANADLQPHLSAKRRVVALNKKDLANPNIMHKWTHYFESCNQNCVAINAHSMSSVKKLLEVVEFKLKEVICREPTLLVMVVGVPNVGKSALINSIHQIAKSRFPVQEKMKRAAVGPLPGVTQDIAGFKIAHKPSIYVLDTPGVLVPSISDIETGLKLALAGSVKDSVVGEERIAQYLLAVLDTRGTPLHWNHLNNRRIDGIEYEAEENPEYSLKNLKPKRRNLPNRSDLVYVEDLVMGVQRALYSTLTEFDGNVEDESDLESLIDLQFSALQKALKIPHKASEARLMVSKKFLTLFRTGKLGPFILDDVPNVKPVS from the exons ATGTCAGGGCTGAAGGAATTGCTGAAGAAAGGGTTAGGTTTAGGCGACATGGCGTTCAACGCCGGCGGCGGAGCCATCACCTGGTTCCCCGGCCACATGGCCGCCGCCACACGCGCCATCCGCCACCGCCTCAAACTCGCCGACCTCGTCATCGAAGTCCGCGACGCTCGCATTCCCTTCTCCTCCGCCAACGCCGATCTCCAGCCCCACCTCTCCGCCAAACGACGCGTCGTCGCACTCAATAAAAAAGACCTCGCCAACCCTAACATCATGCAT AAATGGACGCATTATTTTGAGAGTTGTAATCAGAATTGCGTTGCGATAAACGCGCACAGCATGAGTTCCGTGAAGAAGCTTCTGGAGGTGGTGGAGTTCAAGTTGAAGGAAGTGATTTGCAGGGAACCCACGCTGCTTGTGATGGTGGTCGGTGTTCCCAACGTTGGCAAGTCTGCTTTGATTAACTCCATTCATCAAATTGCAAAGTCTCGGTTTCCTG TGCAGGAGAAGATGAAGCGTGCTGCTGTGGGTCCGCTACCTGGTGTTACTCAAGACATTGCTGGATTCAAG ATAGCACATAAACCAAGCATATATGTCCTAGATACCCCAGGGGTTCTGGTTCCAAGTATCTCAGACATAGAGACAGGGTTAAAACTGGCTCTGGCAG GGTCTGTCAAAGATTCAGTAGTAGGTGAGGAACGTATTGCTCAATACTTATTGGCAGTTTTGGATACCCGGGGGACTCCACTTCACTGGAATCACCTAAATAACAGGAGAATAGATGGGATTGAATATGAAGCTGAGGAAAATCCTGAATATAGTCTGAAAAATCTTAAGCCAAAGAGAAGAAATCTGCCAAATAGATCTGATTTGGTCTATGTTGAG GATCTTGTAATGGGAGTTCAGCGTGCACTCTATTCAACTTTAACAGAATTCGATGGGAACGTAGAAGATGAGAGTGACCTGGAGAGCCTTATTGACCTGCAATTTAGTGCACTCCAGAAGGCATTGAAGATACCTCACAAGGCTTCAGAAGCGCGGTTAATGGTATCCAAGAAGTTCCTCACTCTATTCAGGACCGGTAAGCTTGGACCTTTCATTCTCGATGATGTCCCGAATGTCAAGCCTGTGTCATAA